The DNA segment ACGAACAGACCCATAAATTCTGTTCCGACTGCGGCGCTAAACTCTAGCGGAGATTAACTCCGTAGTCAGACATCACCCTTAGGGCGTTTGGCGGTGATCAGGTGCGACGCCTTCAGGTGCAACGCCTAGTGAAGCAGTTGATTAAGCAGGGATTGAGCGTGTGGGTTTGAATCCGAACCCGCACGTTTGTTTGTATACGAGTTAAGCCTTGTATGAGTTGAGCCTTGGCGCCTGATTGAAGGTTTCAGGCGCGTCCCCCGAGGCTGGATTTGCCGTTCGACTATCGGAATGAACTGATGCAAGTGCATAGTTGAAATTTGGGTATCCGGCGGGAGTCGCGCTACGATCAGAAAACGCTGAATCAGTTTTGATCACAGCACACACCATCTCACCCTTTATCATGGATAGAAGACAAGTACTACAGCTTGGTATTGGACTGGCAAGTAGCGCTTGGATTATCAAGACGTTGCTTGATCAGCGTAGCTTTGCTGACACGATGACAATGACAAGCGAGGAGAACGCTGGCACTATGGCAACTAATAAAGCCGATAAGACATTCCCGGTCACGAAGACGGATGCCGAATGGCAGGCGCAGCTTGATGCGGAGCAATATCGTGTGCTGCGGACGGAAGGCACGGAGCGGGCTGGAACCAGCCCCCTGGATAAGCAGTATGATCCGGGTACTTACTATTGTGCCGGTTGTGATCAGGCCCTATTTACCTCCGAAACGAAGTTCAATAGCGGGACGGGGTGGCCGAGTTTCTATCAGCCGATCGA comes from the Romeriopsis navalis LEGE 11480 genome and includes:
- the msrB gene encoding peptide-methionine (R)-S-oxide reductase MsrB, whose amino-acid sequence is MATNKADKTFPVTKTDAEWQAQLDAEQYRVLRTEGTERAGTSPLDKQYDPGTYYCAGCDQALFTSETKFNSGTGWPSFYQPIDGAVGTTTDKSLFMTRVEVHCSNCGGHLGHVFKDGPKPTGLRYCMNGVSMRFEPASA